The Acetonema longum DSM 6540 region GCCACCAGCCCTCCGGCCAGCATGGCCGCGGCCAGCCCCAGCCAACTGCTGCCGGTAGTCACGGCCGCAATAAAGCCGCTTACCGCGCCTACCAGCATGATGCCTTCGACTCCCAGATTCAGGATGCCGGCCCGTTCCGTGACCAGTTCTCCCAGTGCCGCGAACAGAATCGGAGTACCGGCCGTAATGGCCGCCGCTAAAATGGAAATCAGTACAGATTGCTCACTCACTCGCCGTCTCTCCTTTCCTGTTGGAAATCACCAGACGATAGTTGGTCAATACCTCACCGCCCACCACGAAAAAGAGAATGGCGCCCTGAATCATCGTGGCAACCGATGCCGGCACTCCCATGGTTTGAACGAAATAGCCGCCAACCTGCAGCGTCCCGAACAAACCGGCTACCAGCATGATGGCCAGCGGGTTTAGTTTTGCCAGCCAGGCCACAATAATGGCGGTGTAGCCGTAGCCCGGACTCAAATGAGGCTGCAGCCTGCCTACGATGCCGCTGACCTCAGCCATGCCGGCAAAACCGCAGATGGCCCCGCTGACGATCATGACCAGATAAATATTCTTCTTGATATTCATGCCGGCATAGCGGGCAGCCCGCTCACTGGAACCGATGACTTTGATCTCATAGCCCCATTTGGAATTGCGGAAAATAATGACGAAAACTGCCATGATGATAAAGGCGAAAATAATGCCGATATGAATGCGTGACCCTCCAAAAGTAGGCAGCATGGCCGCCGCCGGGAACTGGGCTGTCAGGGGAAAATTCATTCCCTGGGGATCTCGCCAGGCTCCGTACACCAGATAGTTCACCCAGAGAATCCCCACATAGTTCAGCATCAGGGTGGTGATGATTTCATTCACCTGCCATTTTGCCCGCAAAGCAGCAGGTATGGCCCCCCAGAAACCGCCGGCGAGGGTGCTCAAAAGCAGCATGCCGGGAAGCATCAGCCAAGCCGGCAGACCGGGGAAAGTCAGCGGCAGCCAGCTAGCCGCCATGGCCCCCAGGTAAAACTGTCCTTCTGCCCCGATATTCCACAATTGCATACGGTATGCCAGGGAAACCCCAAGGCCGCAAATCATCAGAGGAATCGCCTTAACCACAGTCTCCGAGAGGCCATAGGCTGAACCCAGCGCACCGGTGAACATAGCAGTGTAAACCTCTAAAGGGTCCCGTCCGGTCAAGGCGAGAAAGGCGGCGCAGAAAAGCATCGCCAAAATGACCGACAAAACCGGGACCATAACAATCATTGTCTGGGACGGAGCCAAGCGTTTTTCAAATTTAAACGGCAGAGCCGCCATAAGCATCGCCTCCTAGAGAGATGCAAAGCATCTCGAAGTTAGTGGAAAAACAGATTGCGTTTCGGCTACAGAGACGGATGTCAGGGCTGGCAAAAATTCCGAAAAGCAAGGTTTTCCGAGTCTACCGCCCCGGGCGAACCGGCCATGAGCATGCCGATTTTATCAATATCAGCCTGATCAACCGGGAAGTCCCCTACTAATTGGCCATTAAATAAAACACCGACCCGGTCAGCCAATTTCAAAATTTCCTCCAGGTCCTCCGATATTAATAAAATCGCCGTGCGGCTGGCCTTCAAGTCCAACAACAGTTTATGAACGGCTTCAGTCGCTCCCACATCCAGTCCCCGCGCCGGATACACCACAATCATCAAGCGCGGATGGTCGGATATTTCCCGGGCAAGCAGCATCCGCTGCAAATTTCCGCCTGATAACAGTTTAACCGGTTGATTCAGGCTGGCCAGCTTGATCTGATACTGCTTGATCAGCCTGACCGCTTTTTCTTCTATCGCTTGGCTGTTTAAGAGCCAGCGGCCGGAATATTCCGGTTGCTGGTAACTTTTCAACAATAAGTTTTCTATTGCATTCAAATCCGGCACCAATCCCATACCGAGCCGGTCCTCCGGCACATAACTGACGCCACGGCTTATGATGGCCGCCGGCGGCAAATTAGTCACAGTCTCTTCATGCAGCCGGACCTGACCTTTAGCTACCCGGCGCAAACCGGTAATGATCTCGGCCAGTTCCCTCTGGCCATTACCGGCCACCCCAGCCAGCCCCAGGATTTCTCCCTCCCGGATGGTCAGTGAAATCCCCCGCAAGCCGGGCCGTCCCATATCGTTCCAGGCATGAACCTTTTCCAGGGAAAGGACTACGTTCCCCTGTCCCACCGTTTCTCGCGCATACTGAGACGCCACGTCCCGCCCAACCATTAGCCGCACTAGTTCCCGGCTGTTCAGCTGTTCACGCAACAGTGTTCCGGTGACCTTGCCGCCCCGCAATACGGTGACCCGGTCAGCCAGTTCCATGATCTCATTGAGCTTATGAGTAATAAATACAACCGCACAGCCATCATCAGCCATCTTGCGCAGGTTGCTGAAGAGATCGCTGGTTTCCTGAGGCGTGAGCACCGCCGTCGGCTCGTCCATAATCAGGACCCGGGAACCCTGATACAACATCCGCAGGATTTCTACCCGCTGTTTTTCCCCGACCGACAAATGGCCGACAATCGCATCCGGATTTACTTCCAGGCCGTATTTAGCGCTAAAGGATGTGATTTTGGCTTTTAATTTATCCGCTGGCAGAAGCAATGAGCCGTTTTGTTCTCCCAGAGTTATGTTCTCGGTCACTGTAAAAGGATTCACCAATTTAAAATGCTGATGGACCATGCCAATGCCACTGGCAATGGCATCGCGAGGAGAACTGAATTTTTTTTCAACCCCGTTGACTGTAATGCCGCCGGCATCCGGTTTATAAAGGCCGGCCAGAATCGACATCAGAGTGCTTTTGCCGGACCCGTTCTCCCCCAGCAGGGCATGAATTTCCCCGGCATAAATGTCTAGATTTACCTGCTGATTGGCAATAACGCCAGGGAAACACTTTACAATATCCCGCATTTCAATAAATGGTTTTGCCATTACTTCCTCCAGCTTGTAAGACTCGGAAAGCGCTTACTTCCCCGATACCCCGAGAAGCCTCGCCTCTCTCTAAATGCAGAGTGCCGGCAGAAAAAAATCTGCCAGCGCTCTACACCTATAAATAGGATCGCTGTTTACTTACTTATTTACCAAGAGTCCCTTCGACACCTTCTACAAACCAGTCAAACGAGAGCATATCGGCATCAGACATTCTTTGACCGGCCGGAACTTTGACCTTACCGCTTTGATCTTTAATCGGGCCGGTAAAGACGTCCCATCTTCCGCTGATGATGACCTTTTGTGCGTCATCTACCAGTTGTTTTGTCTCATCATTGACCATCGGGCCGAAAGGCGCGAGAGCTATAACGCCGTCACTCATCGGACCCCAGTACTGTTCGGATTTCCAGGTCTTATTCTTCACGGATTCCACTATCTTTACATAGTATGGACCCCAGTTCCAGACAACAGAAGTCAAAACAGCTTTAGGCGCCAGTTTGCTCATATCGGTATTATAACCCACACCGTATTTGCCTGCTTCCTCAGCAGCCTGCTGCGGACCGGGGGTGTCCTGATGCTGGGCGATAACATCGGCGCCGGCATCAAGAAGCGTCTTGCCGGCCTGTTTTTCTTTTGCCGGGTCATACCAGGTATTGGTCCAGATGACTTTTACTTTTGCATCGGGATTTACCGAACGGACACCTTGGGTGAAGGCATTGATACCGCGTACGACTTCCGGAATCGGGAAGGCGGCTACATAACCGATCTGATTGCTTTTTGTGGTTTTGCCGGCGGCAATGCCGCTGAGATAGCGTGCCTGATAAATCCGGCCGAAATAGGTGCCTACATTGGCGGCAGTTTTATAGCCGGAACAGTGCATAAATACTATATCAGGATATTTCTTGGCGACATTGATGGTCGGGTCCATATAACCGAAGCTGGTGGTAAAAATCAGCTTGTTGCCTTGCTCGGCCAGTTGGGTGATAACCCGTTCGGCGTCGGCGCCTTCGGGAACGGACTCAACAATCGTAGTCTGAACGTCCGGTATTTTGCTGATTAAGTATTTACGTGCTTCGTCATGGGAATAAGTCCAGCCGGTATCCCCTACCGGTCCCACATAAACAAATGCAACTTTGAATTTGTTCTCCGGAGCCGGAGTGGCTTGCTTCTGCCCGCAGCCGCTGAGCGCCAGGGTAACCATCAGAACGGCAATAAGCGCGGCGCACCAAAACCTTCTTTTCATTCCTAGTTGACCTCCCATACATTTGTTGAACATTTAATCGATATATTTAAAAATCATTCGGCATTTTTATTATTTTACCTGCTGTCCAACAAAAAATTTTCGCGGAAAATAGTGCTTATAGCCTATTGTACACCCCATCTGCAGCCCGTGAAAGCTGGAATAAAGCAGATCGCTTTTCGGGTAATCAGAGCGAAGTAACCAATCGGCACAAATCCGAAAAGGGACACTTTCTGAACAGCGCGCTCTCGCAGACCTGACAACGCAGACGGGCCTTTTTCAACAGGCCCCTTTTACGTCGACTTTAGTATCATAGAAGGTACTCCCCGCCGCCCGGTCGGCCAGCCGCTGGGAGGTCAGGGCATTCACCGTGCGATCGCCGGGAGCATCCTTTATCCAGTATATGCTGTCGGCTACCACCACTCCGGCCGGGACTTTATCTGTAACTTTTAAAATAAATGGCACTTCGCCCCGAATATTAAATGCCACCACCTGCTGCCGGTCGGTCAACTGCTTCGCGGCGGCGTCAGCCGGGTTCATCTGCAGATACATGGCTTCTTTTTGCATCAGCAAATCGTCCCGTTCGTTAAAAGACGAATTCAGGGAGTATAAGTTAGGCGCCGTCATCAGCCAAAAGGGCGCTGACTCCCCTGCCGGCGGAAAATAACGGGGCAGCGGCTCCTTTTCTTTCTCATTGAGAATTTCGATTCTGCCGCTGGGAGTTCTGTAGTCCAGTTTATAACCCTCCGGCAAGGGCAGCTCCACGGTCAGGCCATTTTTCAGCCGGTCCATATCCACGCCGGCCATCCAGGGCTTGGGATCGGCTAGCAGGGAATCAATCATTTCATCGGCGCTCTGCCGGAAAAACGCGTCCTCAAACCCCATTTCACGGGCTAACAGCTGAAAGACTTCCCAGTTTGACTTGGACTCGCCCACAGCGGGAATAGCCGGATAGGTCCGCTGCAGGCAATAGTGCCCGTAGGACCGGTATATATCCGACGTTTCCAGAGAACTGGCAGCCGGCAGCACAATATCGGCATACAGGCAGGTATCCGTCATAAACCGTTCATGGACGACCGTAAATAAGTCCTGCCGCATCAGGCCGGCTATGACTTTGTTCTGGTCCGGCGCTACCGCTGCCGGATTGGAAGTATATACATAGAAGCTTCTCACCGGCGGATTGGCCGCTTCCGTCAGAGCGTCGCCGATCTGGTTCATATTGATGATCCGGGTCTCTTCGGCCATAAAATCTTCCCGTGTGACTTGTTCCATGGCAAAGGCAGATCCGGTACTAATGGAGCTTAGCAAGCCGCCACCCGACTTTTGCCAGGCTCCGGCCAGGGCTGGCAGACAAGTGATACAGCGGACGGTCATAGCGCCATTGGCATACCGGGAAAGTCCGCTTCCCAGGCTGATAAACGGCGCCCGGGCGCTGGCATAAGTCTTGGCCAGTTCCACAATAACCGCCGGATCCAGACCGGTCACGTCACTGACGGCTTCCGGCGCATAGGCCGGCAGAGTGTCTTTAAACTGTTCAAAGCCATGGACATGCCGCGCAATAAAGTCTTTGTCCACCCAGCCTTCACGTACCATGACCTGCATCATTGACAGAGCCAGCGCCCCATCACTGCCGGGCTTGACCAGAATGACCCGGTCAGCCGCAACCGCCGTAGGCGTTTCATAGGTGTCAATCAGCCAGACCTTGGCCCCTTGCTGTTTCGCTTTCCGCACAATCTGAAAAAAATGAATGCTGGTTGCCAGAATATTTGTGCCCCATAAGATGATAAAATCACTCTTTGGCGCTTCATCCGGATGAAGCGCCAGGGTAGAACCCATAACCGCTTTCCAGCCATAATCTTTAGCTGGTGAACAGATGGTCCGTTCCAGCCGGGAAGCACCCAGGCGATGAAAAAAAGGATGCCCGGCATGACGCTGCACCAGGCCCATGGTGCCGGCGTAAGAGTAAGGCAAAATCGCCTCCGCGCCATACTCGGCAATGATCGTGCGCCACTGACCGCCAATGCGCCGAATAGCTTCTTCCCAGGATATAGGCCGGAACTGTCCCTGCCCCTTGGCGCCTGCCCGCAAAAGAGGCTGAGTCAATCGTCCGGGAGAATGCACGGTTTTTTCGTAATGATTCATTTTCGGGCAAAGACTGCCCCGGGTATAGGGGTGATCTGGATCGCCGGTTACTTTGACCGCGCTGCCGGCCTCAACCTCTACCAGCAAGCCGCAGG contains the following coding sequences:
- a CDS encoding ABC transporter permease, with product MAALPFKFEKRLAPSQTMIVMVPVLSVILAMLFCAAFLALTGRDPLEVYTAMFTGALGSAYGLSETVVKAIPLMICGLGVSLAYRMQLWNIGAEGQFYLGAMAASWLPLTFPGLPAWLMLPGMLLLSTLAGGFWGAIPAALRAKWQVNEIITTLMLNYVGILWVNYLVYGAWRDPQGMNFPLTAQFPAAAMLPTFGGSRIHIGIIFAFIIMAVFVIIFRNSKWGYEIKVIGSSERAARYAGMNIKKNIYLVMIVSGAICGFAGMAEVSGIVGRLQPHLSPGYGYTAIIVAWLAKLNPLAIMLVAGLFGTLQVGGYFVQTMGVPASVATMIQGAILFFVVGGEVLTNYRLVISNRKGETASE
- a CDS encoding ABC transporter ATP-binding protein yields the protein MAKPFIEMRDIVKCFPGVIANQQVNLDIYAGEIHALLGENGSGKSTLMSILAGLYKPDAGGITVNGVEKKFSSPRDAIASGIGMVHQHFKLVNPFTVTENITLGEQNGSLLLPADKLKAKITSFSAKYGLEVNPDAIVGHLSVGEKQRVEILRMLYQGSRVLIMDEPTAVLTPQETSDLFSNLRKMADDGCAVVFITHKLNEIMELADRVTVLRGGKVTGTLLREQLNSRELVRLMVGRDVASQYARETVGQGNVVLSLEKVHAWNDMGRPGLRGISLTIREGEILGLAGVAGNGQRELAEIITGLRRVAKGQVRLHEETVTNLPPAAIISRGVSYVPEDRLGMGLVPDLNAIENLLLKSYQQPEYSGRWLLNSQAIEEKAVRLIKQYQIKLASLNQPVKLLSGGNLQRMLLAREISDHPRLMIVVYPARGLDVGATEAVHKLLLDLKASRTAILLISEDLEEILKLADRVGVLFNGQLVGDFPVDQADIDKIGMLMAGSPGAVDSENLAFRNFCQP
- a CDS encoding BMP family ABC transporter substrate-binding protein, translating into MKRRFWCAALIAVLMVTLALSGCGQKQATPAPENKFKVAFVYVGPVGDTGWTYSHDEARKYLISKIPDVQTTIVESVPEGADAERVITQLAEQGNKLIFTTSFGYMDPTINVAKKYPDIVFMHCSGYKTAANVGTYFGRIYQARYLSGIAAGKTTKSNQIGYVAAFPIPEVVRGINAFTQGVRSVNPDAKVKVIWTNTWYDPAKEKQAGKTLLDAGADVIAQHQDTPGPQQAAEEAGKYGVGYNTDMSKLAPKAVLTSVVWNWGPYYVKIVESVKNKTWKSEQYWGPMSDGVIALAPFGPMVNDETKQLVDDAQKVIISGRWDVFTGPIKDQSGKVKVPAGQRMSDADMLSFDWFVEGVEGTLGK
- a CDS encoding molybdopterin-dependent oxidoreductase; protein product: MVTVKRSVCPYDCPDACGLLVEVEAGSAVKVTGDPDHPYTRGSLCPKMNHYEKTVHSPGRLTQPLLRAGAKGQGQFRPISWEEAIRRIGGQWRTIIAEYGAEAILPYSYAGTMGLVQRHAGHPFFHRLGASRLERTICSPAKDYGWKAVMGSTLALHPDEAPKSDFIILWGTNILATSIHFFQIVRKAKQQGAKVWLIDTYETPTAVAADRVILVKPGSDGALALSMMQVMVREGWVDKDFIARHVHGFEQFKDTLPAYAPEAVSDVTGLDPAVIVELAKTYASARAPFISLGSGLSRYANGAMTVRCITCLPALAGAWQKSGGGLLSSISTGSAFAMEQVTREDFMAEETRIINMNQIGDALTEAANPPVRSFYVYTSNPAAVAPDQNKVIAGLMRQDLFTVVHERFMTDTCLYADIVLPAASSLETSDIYRSYGHYCLQRTYPAIPAVGESKSNWEVFQLLAREMGFEDAFFRQSADEMIDSLLADPKPWMAGVDMDRLKNGLTVELPLPEGYKLDYRTPSGRIEILNEKEKEPLPRYFPPAGESAPFWLMTAPNLYSLNSSFNERDDLLMQKEAMYLQMNPADAAAKQLTDRQQVVAFNIRGEVPFILKVTDKVPAGVVVADSIYWIKDAPGDRTVNALTSQRLADRAAGSTFYDTKVDVKGAC